The proteins below are encoded in one region of Oncorhynchus gorbuscha isolate QuinsamMale2020 ecotype Even-year linkage group LG01, OgorEven_v1.0, whole genome shotgun sequence:
- the nudt7 gene encoding peroxisomal coenzyme A diphosphatase NUDT7 isoform X1: MDLKEKTAAILKQYEVGSRFSYLPVLPKASVLIPLFVRDGEVHMLMTLRSQEVGKGRVECNRDCVICGSEWSISSKLRPAASGGHSCASKADVLGLHQLRTNAGEVCFPGGKRDPRDRDDVDTALREAEEEIGLPPDQVDVVCTLFPIMNKSGLLVTPVVGFIEASFSPRPNPAEVSAVFTVPLEFFTRAIDHSSYSATGIAGLLHSFQFPDPESGSHYQIWGLTAILAILVSVLALGKKPEFETGFDSDDPVSFFQHNLNKRISKL, encoded by the exons ATGGACCTAAAAGAAAAGACAGCTGCCATATTGAAGCAATATGAAGTCGGGAGCAGATTCTCGTACTTGCCGGTCTTGCCCAAAGCCTCGGTGTTGATACCGCTGTTTGTGAGGGACGGAGAGGTCCACATGCTGATGACTCTACGCTCCCAAGAG gtgggaaagggccgtgttgagtgcaatagagattgcgtcatctgtggatctgagTGGTCTATCTCATCCAAATTGCGGCCTGCCGCTTCAGGAGGACACTCATGTGCTAGCAAGGCAGACGTCCTGGGTTTGCACCAG CTGAGGACCAACGCAGGCGAGGTGTGTTTCCCAGGTGGGAAGAGGGACCCGAGGGACAGGGATGACGTGGACACGGCtctgagagaggcagaggaggagataggCCTTCCTCCTGACCAGGTGGATGTGGTCTGCACACTCTTCCCCATTATGAACAAG AGTGGTCTGTTGGTGACTCCAGTGGTGGGGTTCATTGAGGCCTCATTCTCTCCTCGCCCAAACCCAGCCGAGGTCAGCGCTGTGTTCACTGTCCCTCTGGAGTTCTTCACTAGAGCGATAGACCACTCATCCTACAGCGCGACTGGAATTGCTGGCTTGCTCCACAGTTTCCAGTTTCCGGACCCTGAATCAGGCAGCCACTATCAGATATGGGGCCTGACTGCCATTTTGGCTATACTGGTCTCTGTCCTAGCCCTCGGAAAAAAGCCTGAGTTTGAGACCGGTTTTGATTCTGATGACCCGGTATCTTTCTTCCAACACAATCTGAACAAGAGGATCAGTAAATTATGA
- the nudt7 gene encoding peroxisomal coenzyme A diphosphatase NUDT7 isoform X2, translating into MDLKEKTAAILKQYEVGSRFSYLPVLPKASVLIPLFVRDGEVHMLMTLRSQELRTNAGEVCFPGGKRDPRDRDDVDTALREAEEEIGLPPDQVDVVCTLFPIMNKSGLLVTPVVGFIEASFSPRPNPAEVSAVFTVPLEFFTRAIDHSSYSATGIAGLLHSFQFPDPESGSHYQIWGLTAILAILVSVLALGKKPEFETGFDSDDPVSFFQHNLNKRISKL; encoded by the exons ATGGACCTAAAAGAAAAGACAGCTGCCATATTGAAGCAATATGAAGTCGGGAGCAGATTCTCGTACTTGCCGGTCTTGCCCAAAGCCTCGGTGTTGATACCGCTGTTTGTGAGGGACGGAGAGGTCCACATGCTGATGACTCTACGCTCCCAAGAG CTGAGGACCAACGCAGGCGAGGTGTGTTTCCCAGGTGGGAAGAGGGACCCGAGGGACAGGGATGACGTGGACACGGCtctgagagaggcagaggaggagataggCCTTCCTCCTGACCAGGTGGATGTGGTCTGCACACTCTTCCCCATTATGAACAAG AGTGGTCTGTTGGTGACTCCAGTGGTGGGGTTCATTGAGGCCTCATTCTCTCCTCGCCCAAACCCAGCCGAGGTCAGCGCTGTGTTCACTGTCCCTCTGGAGTTCTTCACTAGAGCGATAGACCACTCATCCTACAGCGCGACTGGAATTGCTGGCTTGCTCCACAGTTTCCAGTTTCCGGACCCTGAATCAGGCAGCCACTATCAGATATGGGGCCTGACTGCCATTTTGGCTATACTGGTCTCTGTCCTAGCCCTCGGAAAAAAGCCTGAGTTTGAGACCGGTTTTGATTCTGATGACCCGGTATCTTTCTTCCAACACAATCTGAACAAGAGGATCAGTAAATTATGA